The bacterium genome contains a region encoding:
- a CDS encoding adenylyltransferase/cytidyltransferase family protein, which translates to MKKVMVFGVFDGIHEGHKALLKEARAFGEYLIAVVAQDHIVEHLKGHLPKVDVGERLAHLEAEDSVDEVVIGDRELSSWEVVKKYQPDVIALGYDQALLREDLEKNIEQLGYVPEIVEIAGFEPNINHSSLLHK; encoded by the coding sequence ATGAAAAAGGTCATGGTATTCGGCGTATTCGACGGTATCCACGAGGGGCATAAGGCGCTTTTGAAAGAAGCAAGAGCGTTCGGCGAATATCTCATTGCCGTTGTGGCGCAGGATCATATTGTGGAACACCTGAAAGGGCATTTGCCGAAGGTTGACGTCGGTGAACGCCTCGCGCATCTTGAAGCGGAAGATAGTGTCGATGAGGTCGTCATCGGCGATCGCGAACTTTCTAGCTGGGAGGTAGTGAAGAAATATCAACCGGACGTGATTGCGCTTGGGTATGACCAGGCATTATTGCGCGAAGATTTGGAAAAGAATATTGAGCAGCTCGGTTATGTGCCCGAGATCGTCGAAATCGCGGGTTTCGAGCCGAACATTAATCACAGCAGTTTATTACATAAATAA
- a CDS encoding 30S ribosomal protein S5: protein MDEQKPAQPNTASASVAKAPAAKVSAPVFPGSGAPSARPQGDRGFGAQGGGHRFGGQRRRMPFPDKKMDEFQEKTLDIRRVTRVVAGGKRMRFRVTMVVGDAKGRVGVGIAKGLDVAGAIDKAKTAARKNVFLIPLKGRTIPHEVEAKFSAARIRLKPAIEGHGLRAGGAARTVLSLAGIRDVVAKTLGRTPNKLTNALATMEALKQLRKSKIK from the coding sequence ATGGACGAACAAAAACCAGCACAACCGAATACCGCAAGCGCGTCCGTGGCAAAAGCCCCGGCGGCAAAAGTTTCAGCTCCGGTGTTTCCGGGATCCGGAGCTCCATCGGCGCGTCCGCAGGGGGACCGTGGTTTTGGAGCGCAAGGAGGTGGGCATCGTTTCGGTGGACAACGTCGCCGGATGCCTTTTCCGGATAAAAAGATGGATGAATTTCAAGAAAAAACGCTTGATATTCGTCGCGTTACGCGCGTGGTTGCCGGTGGTAAGCGTATGCGGTTCCGTGTTACGATGGTTGTCGGTGACGCTAAGGGAAGAGTCGGTGTCGGTATTGCGAAAGGACTGGACGTCGCCGGTGCGATTGATAAAGCGAAAACAGCGGCGCGTAAAAACGTTTTTCTTATTCCGCTTAAAGGGCGTACTATTCCGCACGAAGTAGAAGCGAAGTTTTCCGCGGCGCGCATCCGTTTGAAGCCGGCTATTGAAGGTCATGGATTGCGGGCCGGAGGTGCCGCGCGTACCGTGCTCTCGCTCGCTGGGATTCGCGACGTTGTGGCAAAAACATTAGGACGCACGCCGAACAAGCTGACGAATGCCTTGGCGACCATGGAAGCGTTAAAGCAATTGAGAAAGAGTAAAATAAAATAG
- a CDS encoding 30S ribosomal protein S8 translates to MLADLLTRIKNGQQARLASVKAPFSRMDFAVAELLAKHKYLESAEKKGRMPKRIIEAKLRYDADGGVIHGVKLYAKPSRRVSVSYKKLPAAHQGFGLLALSTPKGILTATEARKAKVGGILLFEIW, encoded by the coding sequence ATGTTAGCAGACCTTCTTACAAGAATTAAAAATGGACAGCAAGCGCGCTTAGCAAGTGTCAAGGCGCCGTTTTCGCGCATGGATTTTGCTGTCGCGGAGCTTTTGGCGAAGCATAAATATCTTGAGTCCGCGGAAAAGAAGGGGAGAATGCCGAAGCGTATCATTGAGGCGAAGCTTCGTTATGACGCTGACGGCGGAGTTATCCACGGAGTGAAATTGTACGCAAAGCCATCGCGCAGAGTCTCGGTGAGTTATAAAAAGCTCCCCGCCGCGCATCAAGGATTTGGTTTGCTTGCGCTCTCTACTCCGAAAGGTATCTTGACTGCCACTGAAGCTCGGAAAGCGAAGGTTGGAGGGATACTGCTTTTTGAAATTTGGTAA
- the map gene encoding type I methionyl aminopeptidase, whose product MVTLKSKEEVAIMAVGGKMLAEVIRNVAAEAREGVSLKTLDALAEKLIRRAGALPAFLGYRPHGAGKPYPATICASVNDIIVHGIPTQYKLRSGDVLKLDFGLRHEGFCLDAAVTVAIGTITTEASRLIEATKKALLLGIKAAQPGKHLGDIGAAIATYVHGKKFGIAEGLTGHGIGHELHEDPSVYNFGKSGTGLELVPGLVIAIEPMTTAGSGKLVQLPDDSYATADSSISAHFEHTIAITEKGPIILT is encoded by the coding sequence ATGGTAACGCTAAAATCAAAGGAGGAGGTCGCCATCATGGCGGTTGGCGGCAAAATGTTGGCGGAAGTTATCCGCAACGTTGCCGCGGAGGCGCGTGAAGGCGTGAGTCTAAAAACATTGGACGCGCTCGCGGAAAAACTCATCCGGCGTGCGGGCGCCTTGCCCGCATTTTTGGGCTACCGACCACACGGTGCCGGCAAGCCATATCCCGCGACCATCTGCGCCTCGGTAAACGACATTATCGTCCACGGCATTCCCACGCAATACAAATTGCGCTCCGGCGATGTACTAAAGCTTGATTTCGGACTCCGGCATGAAGGCTTTTGCCTTGACGCGGCCGTCACCGTAGCAATAGGGACAATCACAACCGAAGCATCGCGACTCATTGAAGCGACAAAAAAGGCGTTACTGCTTGGCATCAAAGCCGCCCAGCCGGGAAAACATTTGGGCGACATCGGTGCCGCAATTGCCACCTACGTACATGGAAAAAAATTCGGCATCGCCGAAGGACTGACGGGCCACGGCATCGGCCACGAGCTCCACGAAGACCCGAGCGTGTATAATTTCGGAAAATCCGGCACCGGTTTGGAACTGGTGCCGGGACTTGTCATCGCTATTGAACCGATGACAACCGCAGGAAGCGGAAAACTCGTGCAGTTGCCCGACGACAGCTATGCCACCGCGGACAGTTCAATATCCGCGCACTTTGAACACACCATCGCGATTACGGAGAAAGGACCGATAATTCTTACATAG
- a CDS encoding CPBP family intramembrane metalloprotease — translation MQKIKKRRTLKVVESSLEKGGEAVNIKSFMGAKSLRMLIYPILGVMLLSAVSLRLKIYDASLWATVCRWYKTEPWSKIIKEYVLEAAVYEEIVFRGPAYGFLVASLFAAWLTKRVTGRTLLTARRIDGVAIHDIIAGILAVAGTYVWAAKDHPYPLPTFAMGLIFASIMIKTRNILWSIGAHAFINLCVIASAKLGGTMLY, via the coding sequence TTGCAAAAAATCAAAAAACGGCGGACACTGAAAGTAGTTGAATCCTCATTAGAGAAAGGAGGTGAAGCCGTGAACATCAAGAGTTTCATGGGCGCGAAGTCGCTCCGAATGCTCATCTACCCCATTCTTGGCGTGATGTTGCTCTCTGCCGTGTCACTACGACTCAAGATCTATGACGCATCGTTGTGGGCAACGGTGTGCCGCTGGTATAAGACCGAGCCGTGGAGCAAGATCATCAAGGAATACGTCTTAGAAGCCGCGGTATACGAAGAGATCGTATTCCGTGGTCCGGCGTATGGGTTCCTCGTCGCGTCACTGTTCGCGGCGTGGCTCACGAAGCGCGTGACCGGACGTACACTGCTCACCGCCCGACGCATTGATGGCGTGGCGATTCACGACATCATCGCAGGGATACTTGCTGTCGCGGGCACCTACGTCTGGGCGGCAAAAGACCACCCCTACCCGCTTCCGACGTTCGCAATGGGACTCATCTTCGCGTCAATCATGATCAAAACGCGAAACATCTTGTGGAGCATAGGAGCCCACGCGTTCATCAACCTCTGTGTCATCGCGAGCGCGAAACTCGGTGGAACGATGCTCTACTAA
- a CDS encoding glycosyltransferase, with protein MSKPFISVIIPTLNNARTLPLALIDIDHHLTQANMQFEIIVADDASTDATAEIARRFRMLLGNIRLLTSGTRKGLGAAVREGMRAASGKWRVVLYPTNSSSVVEFHKAFPYLQRGFDIAVGSRVVARGRVRPLLRVRDSLFRLLHNFLMQAILTPRVWDTESGWYCFSESAAERVFPLTRVDSAGWVGEVIALGAQLGYRTHEFPIFWSNDNPRRFDYHRYIESLIDAVRVRWMLFRDTYQLPTNKKDSPSS; from the coding sequence ATGTCAAAGCCGTTCATTTCGGTCATTATTCCTACACTCAATAACGCCCGGACGCTACCGTTGGCGCTCATTGATATTGACCATCACCTCACGCAGGCGAATATGCAGTTTGAAATTATCGTTGCAGACGATGCCTCAACCGACGCAACCGCGGAAATCGCGCGTCGGTTCAGGATGCTCCTCGGGAACATCCGTCTGCTTACCTCGGGTACGCGCAAAGGGTTAGGCGCCGCGGTGCGCGAGGGTATGCGCGCCGCCTCGGGAAAGTGGCGTGTTGTGCTTTATCCCACAAATTCGTCCTCGGTGGTGGAGTTTCATAAAGCATTCCCGTATCTTCAGCGCGGGTTTGACATTGCTGTCGGTTCGCGCGTGGTGGCTCGTGGTCGCGTGCGGCCGCTCTTGCGCGTCCGTGATAGTTTGTTTAGACTACTACATAACTTCCTCATGCAGGCGATTTTGACCCCTCGTGTGTGGGACACGGAAAGTGGATGGTATTGTTTTTCGGAAAGCGCGGCGGAACGGGTATTTCCGCTGACGCGTGTTGACTCTGCCGGCTGGGTAGGTGAAGTGATTGCCTTGGGAGCCCAGCTGGGGTATCGCACGCACGAGTTTCCCATTTTCTGGTCGAATGATAATCCACGACGCTTTGATTATCATCGTTACATTGAGTCGCTGATTGACGCGGTGCGGGTGCGGTGGATGTTGTTTCGGGATACGTATCAATTACCAACGAATAAAAAGGATTCACCTTCATCATAA
- the secY gene encoding preprotein translocase subunit SecY has translation MFAKLAAALKIPDIRNKILSIAFLLVVFRIFAAIPIPGIDAVRLREFLGSNQLLGFLNVFSGGTLSNLSIMMLGVGPYITATIIMQLLTMIFPNLKVIYYEEGAQGRAKFNRISRYITVPLAGLQAYGFLNLLRSQGVLPALDVFEIMRNVIIIMTGTMILVWIGELITEKKIGNGTSLIIFAGIVSALPQAVRTAVLSYDVAMLPTYIAFVVMSIIVIAGVVFVNQGERKVPVAYSKRVRGNKVYGGSMSYLPLRVNQAGVIPIIFAISILLFPQFLAQIVSVVSTDLSVRLNDLVAGLLNNQLIYGISYFVLVVVFTYFYTAVTFDPKEIAKNLQRSGGFIPGIRPGEPSGDFLSKLVNRVTLFGAMFLGLIAVLPIITQSITGIATLTIGGTALLIVVSVALETMQQLEAQLTMREYEGME, from the coding sequence ATGTTTGCAAAACTCGCAGCGGCGTTAAAAATTCCCGATATCCGAAACAAGATTTTAAGCATCGCGTTTTTGCTCGTGGTGTTTCGTATTTTTGCCGCCATTCCGATTCCGGGCATTGACGCGGTGCGTCTCCGGGAGTTTTTGGGTTCCAATCAGTTGTTGGGCTTTTTGAACGTATTCTCCGGTGGCACGCTTTCCAATCTTTCTATCATGATGCTTGGCGTTGGCCCGTATATCACGGCGACTATCATCATGCAGCTTTTGACCATGATTTTCCCGAACTTGAAAGTGATCTATTACGAAGAAGGGGCACAGGGTCGGGCGAAGTTCAACCGTATTTCCCGTTACATTACGGTGCCGCTTGCCGGACTCCAGGCGTATGGGTTTCTGAATTTGCTGCGCAGTCAGGGCGTACTTCCGGCGTTGGATGTTTTTGAAATCATGCGCAACGTCATCATCATCATGACGGGCACGATGATTCTTGTCTGGATCGGCGAGTTGATTACGGAGAAAAAAATAGGCAACGGTACTTCGCTTATCATTTTCGCGGGTATTGTCAGCGCCCTGCCGCAAGCTGTCCGGACAGCGGTGTTGTCTTATGACGTCGCGATGCTTCCGACTTATATCGCATTTGTCGTGATGAGTATTATTGTCATCGCCGGTGTTGTGTTTGTGAATCAGGGAGAGCGTAAAGTTCCCGTAGCATATTCCAAGCGGGTTCGCGGCAATAAGGTGTACGGCGGATCTATGAGTTATTTGCCGTTGCGCGTCAATCAGGCGGGTGTTATTCCGATTATCTTCGCGATCTCCATTTTGCTTTTTCCGCAATTTTTGGCGCAGATCGTTTCCGTGGTCTCAACCGATCTTTCGGTGCGTTTGAACGACCTTGTGGCCGGATTGCTGAATAACCAGCTCATTTACGGCATTTCCTATTTTGTGTTGGTCGTCGTGTTTACGTACTTTTACACCGCGGTCACGTTTGATCCGAAAGAAATCGCGAAAAATTTGCAGCGGAGCGGGGGATTTATTCCGGGCATCCGGCCGGGGGAGCCATCCGGCGATTTCTTGAGCAAGCTCGTGAACCGCGTGACGTTGTTTGGCGCAATGTTTTTGGGATTGATTGCGGTTTTGCCGATTATCACGCAAAGCATCACTGGCATCGCGACCTTGACCATCGGAGGCACGGCACTCTTAATCGTTGTTTCTGTGGCGCTGGAGACGATGCAGCAGTTGGAGGCGCAGCTTACGATGCGTGAGTACGAAGGGATGGAGTAG
- a CDS encoding DUF2384 domain-containing protein, giving the protein MRDLSPSRRLLLSPNGLAYLLRPSNRTCIVTFGLEVDRWRTGCQIPDRQTQVLLQRLRECLDAASRTKEGGMCYFFFNDRSRHFGRRRPMELLRTARGAERVLRILA; this is encoded by the coding sequence ATGCGAGACCTCTCACCCTCAAGGCGGCTGTTGCTTAGCCCCAACGGACTTGCGTATCTGCTCCGGCCGAGCAATCGCACCTGCATCGTGACGTTCGGGCTGGAGGTGGATCGCTGGCGCACGGGGTGTCAGATTCCCGACCGACAGACACAGGTTCTGCTGCAGCGCTTGCGTGAGTGCCTGGATGCGGCTTCCCGCACCAAGGAGGGTGGCATGTGCTACTTCTTTTTCAATGACCGTTCGCGGCACTTCGGTAGGCGGCGTCCGATGGAATTGCTGCGCACCGCACGCGGCGCCGAGCGTGTTCTGCGGATTCTCGCGTAA
- the rplO gene encoding 50S ribosomal protein L15, with translation MLLHELKRKTAQKRAKPTIGRGGKRGNTSGRGQKGQKSRSGHRMRPAERDLIMRLPKLRGYNHKPHKLAMQVVNVKDLDAVAGAVVTRDTLVAAGLIRDAGAPVKILGEGTLAKALTVEKLPVSLSAKKKIEAAGGKVVA, from the coding sequence ATGTTATTGCATGAACTAAAAAGAAAAACTGCGCAAAAGCGCGCAAAACCGACCATCGGACGTGGCGGCAAGCGGGGAAACACATCCGGTCGCGGACAAAAGGGTCAGAAATCCCGTTCCGGTCACCGAATGCGTCCGGCTGAACGTGATTTGATTATGCGTTTGCCGAAGCTGCGCGGTTATAATCATAAGCCGCACAAATTGGCGATGCAGGTGGTGAATGTCAAGGATCTTGATGCTGTTGCGGGCGCTGTGGTCACGCGTGACACGTTGGTTGCGGCGGGACTTATTCGTGACGCCGGAGCGCCGGTCAAAATTTTGGGCGAGGGGACTCTTGCAAAAGCGTTGACGGTTGAAAAACTTCCGGTATCTTTGAGCGCGAAGAAAAAGATTGAAGCGGCGGGTGGTAAAGTGGTTGCATAG
- a CDS encoding nucleoside monophosphate kinase: protein MKRALIVYGSPGAGKGTQANLLAAKLGLIHFDTGKFMEMTVHDPANANDLVIQEQRDNFDSGRLCDPMWAYSIVAAQTKRIHSSGLGIVFSGSPRTELEAFTAEGGKRGLVDLLEDLYGRGNVHVIYLKIKPETTVYRNSNRMLCSVCGTPVMYLPDAQPKICPLCGGSFRKRTLDTPEIIKVRLQEFEQRTAPILAKLRERGYEIVEIDGEPMPYLVFATILEKLGMAK from the coding sequence ATGAAAAGGGCACTTATCGTCTACGGTTCGCCGGGAGCGGGGAAGGGGACGCAGGCAAATCTTTTGGCCGCGAAGCTCGGCCTTATTCATTTTGATACGGGAAAGTTTATGGAGATGACCGTGCATGATCCGGCGAATGCCAACGACTTGGTGATTCAGGAACAGCGCGATAATTTTGATTCCGGTCGGTTATGCGACCCGATGTGGGCGTATTCCATTGTCGCCGCGCAAACAAAGCGTATCCATTCCTCCGGCCTGGGGATTGTCTTTAGCGGTTCGCCGCGTACCGAACTTGAAGCGTTCACTGCCGAGGGTGGCAAGCGCGGGCTTGTTGATCTTTTAGAGGATCTCTATGGCCGCGGTAATGTCCACGTCATTTATTTAAAGATTAAGCCGGAAACGACGGTGTATCGCAACAGCAATCGTATGCTTTGTTCGGTATGTGGAACGCCGGTGATGTATCTTCCGGACGCGCAACCGAAAATTTGTCCGTTGTGCGGAGGATCGTTCCGCAAGCGCACGTTGGACACGCCGGAGATTATCAAAGTTCGTTTGCAAGAATTCGAACAGCGCACCGCGCCGATTTTGGCGAAACTCCGCGAACGCGGCTATGAGATTGTTGAGATTGACGGGGAGCCGATGCCGTACTTGGTTTTTGCCACAATCTTAGAGAAGCTTGGAATGGCAAAATAA
- the serS gene encoding serine--tRNA ligase — protein MLDIAVIRKSPDEIKARLATKRVPASAVDELLAVDAAWRERTKATEDLRARLNALSKEKKIDEAKVIKAELKEAEKELPALELKRDDLLSRLPNIPDPSWPVGKDESENKELRLVGKKPEFDFQPKDYLTLAETLGIIDTARAAKVSGSRFGYLFGKAALLEFALVQFAMQKLFAKGFCPVVPPVMIKPEVFRGMGRLTGGQEEERYYLPKDDLYLVGSAEHTIGPMHMGEVLDATTLPLRYVGFSTCFRREAGSYGKDTKGILRVHQFDKVEMFSYAHPDHSNEEHEFLLSMQEELMQALGLHYRVVQICTGDMGFTDARHYDIEAWIPGEGKFRETHSCSNTTDFQSRGVNIKYKAEKGNEFVHMLNATGFAIGRTIIAIMEQYQQSDGSVKIPEALQPYTGFAEIGKEDR, from the coding sequence ATGCTTGATATCGCGGTTATCCGAAAATCACCGGACGAGATAAAGGCTCGTCTTGCAACCAAGCGTGTTCCCGCTTCCGCGGTGGACGAGCTTTTGGCCGTGGATGCGGCTTGGAGGGAGCGGACAAAAGCCACAGAGGATCTCCGCGCGCGTCTGAATGCGTTGAGTAAAGAGAAAAAAATTGACGAGGCGAAAGTTATAAAGGCGGAGCTGAAAGAGGCGGAAAAAGAATTGCCCGCGCTGGAATTAAAGCGCGATGACTTGCTTTCTCGGCTTCCGAATATCCCTGATCCGTCCTGGCCGGTCGGGAAGGACGAATCAGAAAATAAGGAGCTGCGTTTGGTCGGAAAAAAACCGGAGTTTGATTTTCAACCGAAGGATTATCTGACGCTCGCGGAAACGCTCGGCATCATTGACACCGCGCGCGCGGCGAAGGTGTCGGGGAGCCGGTTCGGGTACTTGTTCGGCAAAGCGGCGCTTTTGGAATTCGCGCTGGTGCAGTTCGCGATGCAAAAACTTTTCGCTAAAGGATTCTGTCCGGTGGTGCCGCCGGTGATGATTAAGCCGGAAGTGTTTAGGGGGATGGGGCGCCTCACGGGCGGGCAGGAGGAGGAGCGGTATTATTTGCCGAAGGACGATTTGTACCTTGTAGGAAGCGCGGAGCATACCATCGGCCCCATGCATATGGGCGAAGTGCTTGACGCAACAACGCTGCCGCTCCGCTACGTCGGTTTTTCCACGTGCTTCCGGCGCGAGGCGGGTTCATACGGCAAAGATACGAAAGGTATTTTGCGCGTGCACCAATTTGATAAAGTTGAAATGTTTTCGTACGCTCACCCGGACCACTCAAACGAGGAGCATGAGTTTTTGCTCTCTATGCAGGAAGAACTCATGCAGGCGCTGGGTTTGCATTATCGCGTCGTGCAGATTTGCACGGGGGACATGGGTTTCACCGACGCGCGGCATTACGACATTGAGGCGTGGATTCCGGGAGAGGGGAAATTCCGCGAAACACATTCGTGCTCCAACACGACGGATTTTCAGTCGCGTGGCGTGAATATCAAATATAAGGCCGAGAAGGGCAATGAGTTTGTCCACATGCTGAATGCCACGGGGTTTGCCATCGGCCGTACGATAATCGCGATTATGGAGCAGTATCAGCAATCCGACGGCTCAGTCAAGATTCCGGAGGCGCTACAGCCGTATACAGGCTTTGCCGAAATAGGCAAAGAGGACCGATAA
- the lysS gene encoding lysine--tRNA ligase has protein sequence MLEDLIAERKKKLAALTSAGVLCYPESVPRTHAIGVALEHFTALTKSKKRISVVGRVVGMRGHGGVVFLDLKDESGALQAVLKKDELPAFDLLRDNLDIGDFLSITGTLFVTQRGEKSIAAKKVMLATKTIRPIPSEHFGLEEVETRLRQRYLDLMLHPELREMFRMKSRFWNAFRAGLINDGFLEVETPALESTPGGADAEPFVTHHHALDIDLYLRISLELPQKKLLVGGYEKVFELGRIFRNEGIDHEHLQDYTQLEFYWAYAEYGALMSLVEKLYKSVIKSVFGKLKRSWQGQVIDWSKRWPKIEYYDVFKKLVGLSLESATRDELFAESVKRGFKPDPKLGRGRLIDLLFKKVVRSTLIAPCFLVNPPADIEPLAKRSATLSGRVARFQVVACGTELGKGFSENNDPADQRERFLEQSRLREAGDKEAQRLDEDFLEALEYGMPPAAGFGVSERLFAILVDKPARECVFFPTLRPKKL, from the coding sequence ATGTTAGAAGACCTTATCGCTGAACGGAAGAAGAAGCTTGCGGCACTCACATCTGCCGGTGTGTTGTGTTATCCGGAATCTGTGCCGCGTACGCATGCCATCGGTGTCGCGTTGGAACATTTCACAGCGCTCACAAAATCAAAAAAGCGTATTTCCGTCGTGGGGCGCGTCGTGGGCATGCGCGGTCACGGCGGCGTGGTGTTTCTTGACCTTAAGGACGAGAGCGGCGCGTTGCAGGCGGTGCTCAAAAAAGATGAACTGCCGGCGTTTGATTTGTTGCGCGATAATCTTGATATCGGTGATTTTTTGAGCATTACCGGAACGTTGTTTGTCACCCAGCGCGGAGAAAAAAGCATTGCCGCGAAAAAGGTTATGCTTGCGACAAAAACTATCCGTCCGATTCCGTCCGAACATTTCGGTCTGGAAGAGGTTGAGACGCGGCTCCGGCAACGATACCTGGACCTGATGCTTCATCCTGAGCTCCGCGAAATGTTTCGTATGAAGAGCCGGTTTTGGAACGCGTTTCGCGCCGGGCTTATTAACGACGGGTTCTTGGAAGTGGAAACTCCCGCCTTGGAGTCTACCCCGGGAGGAGCAGACGCCGAACCGTTCGTGACGCATCATCATGCCCTGGACATTGATTTATATCTCCGCATTTCGCTGGAGCTTCCGCAGAAGAAACTGTTGGTCGGCGGATATGAAAAAGTGTTTGAGCTCGGACGTATTTTCCGGAACGAAGGCATTGACCACGAACATTTGCAGGATTATACCCAGTTGGAGTTTTACTGGGCGTATGCGGAGTACGGCGCGCTGATGTCACTGGTTGAAAAATTGTATAAGTCCGTTATCAAATCCGTGTTCGGGAAATTGAAGCGGTCCTGGCAGGGACAAGTCATCGACTGGAGCAAGCGCTGGCCGAAAATTGAATACTATGACGTGTTTAAAAAACTCGTGGGGCTATCGCTCGAATCCGCGACGCGCGATGAGCTTTTTGCTGAGTCGGTGAAGCGCGGTTTCAAACCCGATCCCAAACTCGGGCGTGGCCGTCTGATCGATTTGTTGTTTAAAAAAGTCGTCCGGTCAACGCTTATTGCGCCGTGTTTTCTTGTGAACCCTCCGGCGGATATTGAGCCGCTGGCAAAACGATCAGCAACGCTTTCGGGGCGAGTCGCCAGGTTCCAGGTTGTCGCGTGTGGCACCGAGCTTGGGAAAGGATTTTCGGAGAATAACGATCCCGCGGATCAGCGCGAGCGGTTTCTTGAGCAATCGCGCTTACGCGAAGCGGGCGATAAGGAGGCGCAGCGTTTAGACGAAGACTTTCTTGAGGCGTTGGAATACGGCATGCCGCCCGCGGCCGGGTTTGGCGTTTCCGAACGATTGTTTGCTATACTCGTAGATAAGCCGGCGAGGGAATGCGTATTCTTTCCGACATTGCGACCGAAAAAATTATAA
- the rplF gene encoding 50S ribosomal protein L6 has product MSKIGKQPVKIIEGVTVTVDGKTLSVQGKLGAVTLPILDYISVEQKDGNLVFTAASDKVQARANWGTMRALAANAVQGVSQGFSKALEIEGIGFKAAMEGKTLVLNVGFTHPVKFTPPEGVTVVVEKGVIKVSGVNREFVGEAAAKIRKIKKPEPYQGKGIHYQGEVVRRKSGKKVAGAGATAAK; this is encoded by the coding sequence ATGTCTAAAATTGGAAAACAACCGGTAAAAATTATTGAAGGCGTCACGGTAACCGTGGATGGAAAAACACTTTCCGTGCAAGGCAAGCTCGGCGCGGTGACGCTCCCAATTTTGGATTATATTTCCGTTGAACAAAAAGACGGTAATTTGGTTTTTACGGCCGCGAGTGATAAAGTACAGGCGAGGGCGAACTGGGGAACCATGCGGGCGCTTGCCGCGAACGCCGTCCAGGGTGTGAGTCAGGGATTTTCAAAAGCATTGGAAATTGAAGGTATTGGTTTTAAAGCCGCTATGGAAGGGAAAACATTGGTGCTGAATGTCGGCTTTACGCATCCGGTAAAATTTACGCCTCCGGAAGGAGTCACGGTTGTGGTTGAAAAGGGAGTCATCAAGGTGTCCGGGGTGAACCGCGAATTTGTGGGAGAAGCGGCCGCGAAGATACGGAAGATCAAGAAGCCGGAGCCGTATCAGGGTAAAGGTATTCATTATCAGGGTGAAGTTGTCCGGCGTAAATCGGGCAAGAAAGTAGCGGGCGCGGGAGCTACGGCGGCGAAATAA
- the rplR gene encoding 50S ribosomal protein L18: MRLTKRKNLNKQLRKARNRAKIFGSASTPRLSVFRSNHYTSVQLINDEKGLTIASASTRALHKGKAKLQKLAAAKELGGIIAAAAKKAGIASAIFNKGQYKYHGRVKAVAEGAREGGLAL, translated from the coding sequence ATGCGATTGACCAAACGAAAAAATCTGAATAAGCAATTGCGCAAAGCGCGAAACCGGGCGAAGATTTTCGGATCCGCTTCAACGCCGCGGCTTTCGGTTTTTCGGAGCAATCATTATACTTCCGTGCAGTTGATTAACGATGAAAAAGGCCTTACGATTGCTTCGGCATCTACGCGCGCGTTGCATAAAGGGAAAGCAAAACTGCAAAAATTAGCGGCCGCGAAGGAGTTGGGCGGCATTATTGCCGCGGCGGCGAAGAAAGCCGGCATCGCTTCCGCGATTTTCAACAAAGGCCAATATAAATATCATGGGCGCGTGAAGGCGGTTGCTGAGGGCGCGCGTGAAGGAGGGCTGGCGCTCTAA
- the greA gene encoding transcription elongation factor GreA — protein MDQQYLSPERLEELKAELNELKTTKRIEVADRLKRAKELGDLSENSEYFEAREEQAQVESRIFEVEDIIKNASVISKTTSRTKVEVGSTIEVTKDGEKMKFTIVGSNETDPESGKISNESPLGKAFLGREPGESVKVKTPKGEVMYKIAKID, from the coding sequence ATGGACCAACAGTATTTGTCACCGGAACGCCTCGAGGAATTAAAAGCGGAGTTGAATGAGCTAAAAACAACAAAGCGCATTGAGGTTGCCGATCGCTTGAAGCGCGCGAAGGAACTCGGCGATCTTTCGGAAAACTCCGAATATTTTGAGGCGCGCGAAGAGCAGGCGCAAGTGGAATCGCGCATCTTTGAGGTTGAAGACATCATCAAAAATGCGAGTGTTATTTCCAAAACAACCAGCCGCACAAAAGTTGAGGTCGGTTCTACGATTGAAGTGACAAAAGATGGAGAGAAAATGAAATTTACCATTGTCGGATCAAACGAAACAGATCCTGAATCTGGAAAGATTTCAAATGAATCGCCGCTTGGAAAAGCGTTTTTGGGACGTGAACCCGGAGAAAGCGTGAAGGTAAAGACGCCGAAAGGGGAGGTGATGTATAAGATTGCGAAAATAGATTAG